The proteins below come from a single Necator americanus strain Aroian chromosome V, whole genome shotgun sequence genomic window:
- a CDS encoding hypothetical protein (NECATOR_CHRV.G20832.T1) — MICIVTFLVFLFGVTIANANDDLHYACTCFDDDLQCNRSDKASRIPPALLNSTHADVNGLPRMKSHRSWAA; from the exons ATGATATGTATTGTGACCTTTCTCGTGTTTCTTTTTGGTGTAACTATAGCGAATGCCAACGATGATTTGCATTATGCATGTACCTGCTTTGATGAT GACCTTCAATGTAACCGCTCGGACAAGGCTTCTCGCATTCCTCCAGCGCTCCTTAATAGTACCCATGCAG ACGTGAATGGTCTTCCGAGAATGAAGTCCCATCGATCCTGGGCAGCGTAG
- a CDS encoding hypothetical protein (NECATOR_CHRV.G20833.T1), with product MVTSSKKKVTEAVPNTFLFIIDAAESKTSGDSEGSSANTTYKTIPPDGNEESEVDGELPENTASVTAVINGTIEHTTSIQRLFSAHSHPVTQATTLSTTVHTDGSSSATAGTATLASDVTTSISSTYSLRIHRTRPGVETYHYYDGYTDSTDTHPSQFQRRTSGVETTYYHDTKTHLPDGTTTLVEDIGRSTSPTYLSQIKTFTEPHNALGVTSAIVPENTDFTSTYSSELQRRSSRVGTSYYYGRKTHFSPSTSTVTEDIGRSTATTHETQIRTSTKPYNAPEETLATVSNSAAANGSSSAPRTEDNDSGYTASEVTSAPATSYTRGRTKALFSSAKTIEEESGSAKVTYAPRTQQRTSPKLASTAPFTATSSTHFLGTQPITSAQPHTTLEITSVTALSHSGRSINVLSGVTTAEKDVDSTSTHSQKTQSSAVENGSFTASNKNTALPSSTSSGRATEEKGISAKFTHDPRTQQGTSSKMTSSTPFTYPERSARTYLDKSTWDVEDLSSATSSMHFLRTQSRISTLPFITPELTSVTVPSYSGGSTSVLPSTTTAGNDDDSTSTHSLKIQSPAGEYGGFTVSNKNTGLLSSSRRKSSEAPVSSTENMKDNWRTPSSTTHTLTTLKVASTLLHTYKELPSKMDLNTHKTVTGESSSSNSYATEFEYPTSFFSIYSKRTTLPHSNPKDAPATHSSSSHTSNRGVATTTISGAVRSTTSSTHTPEIQRTAESPNTKERTLLTTSPLFAETARGTSSKSDFSATPFSFMTSQGTIQSTKSSESSSSASISTTFTSTIPENTKLIHHSSAHDQVHENISDEETTTRVTGVLTTKNTVTPLTTLSLMTSANKKQVDELSLNTSATSSTVETSQMGRNTRKRRQHRTV from the exons ATGGTTAcctcttcgaagaaaaaagtaacagaAGCTGTCCcgaacacttttttgttcataatcGACGCTGCTGAAAGTAAAACTAGTGGCGACTCGGAGGGCAGCAGCGCGAATACTACCTATAAAACGATACCACCAGACGGAAATGAAGAAAGCGAAGTGGATGGAGAACTTCCCGAAAACACAGCGAGTGTTACGGCAGTGATTAACGGTACGATCGAGCATACAACGTCGATACAACGTCTCTTCTCTGCACATTCACACCCAGTGACGCAAGCAACAACGCTGTCGACGACAGTCCACACTGATGGAAGCAGTAGCGCCACAGCCGGTACAGCTACACTAGCAAGTGATGTCACCACCTCTATCAGTTCTACCTATTCGTTAAGGATCCATCGCACAAGGCCTGGTGTGGAAACATACCATTATTATGATGGATATACCGATTCTACTGATACGCACCCATCACAATTCCAACGAAGGACGAGTGGAGTTGAAACCACATATTATCACGACACAAAAACCCACCTACCGGATGGCACGACTACATTGGTGGAGGATATTGGAAGGTCTACTTCCCCTACGTATTTATCTCAAATTAAAACTTTTACAGAACCACACAATGCACTAGGAGTAACATCTGCTATAGTTcctgaaaacactgactttacttCCACGTATTCATCAGAACTCCAGAGAAGATCCAGTAGAGTGGGAACCTCTTACTATTACGGAAGAAAAACCCACTTTTCACCTAGCACATCTACAGTAACAGAAGATATTGGGAGGTCGACTGCTACTACTCACGAAACCCAAATTAGAACCTCAACAAAGCCATACAATGCACCAGAAGAGACCCTAGCTACAGTTTCAAATTCTGCTGCTGCTAACGGTTCATCTAGTGCTCCTAGGACAGAAGATAACGACTCTGGCTACACTGCTTCAGAAGTAACATCAGCTCCTGCTACTAGTTATACTAGAGGAAGAACGAAAGCTTTGTTTAGTAGTGCCAAAACAATAGAAGAAGAGAGCGGTTCCGCGAAAGTTACGTATGCTCCCAGAACTCAACAAAGAACCTCTCCAAAATTGGCTTCAACTGCACCATTCACCGCCACTTCTTCAACGCACTTCCTAGGAACTCAACCAATAACGTCTGCACAGCCACACACCACTCTAGAAATAACATCGGTTACAGCTCTTAGTCATTCAGGAAGAAGTATTAATGTTTTATCAGGCGTAACAACCGCAGAGAAAGATGTTGATAGCACTTCTACACATTCGCAAAAAACTCAGTCATCAGCAGTTGAAAACGGAAGTTTCACTGCCTCGAACAAGAACACTGCTCTACCAAGTAGTACCAGTAGTGGCAGAGCAACAGAAGAAAAGGGTATTTCCGCGAAATTTACGCATGATCCGAGAACTCAACAAGGAACCTCTTCGAAAATGACTTCATCTACACCATTCACTTATCCTGAACGAAGTGCTAGAACTTATTTAGACAAAAGCACCTGGGACGTGGAAGATCTCAGTTCTGCCACTTCTTCAATGCACTTCCTGAGAACTCAATCAAGAATCTCTACACTACCATTCATCACTCCAGAATTAACGTCAGTTACAGTTCCTAGTTATTCGGGAGGAAGTACCAGTGTTTTACCTAGCACTACAACCGCAGGTAACGATGACGATAGCACTTCTACACATTCACTAAAAATCCAGTCGCCAGCAGGTGAATATGGAGGTTTCACTGTCTCCAACAAGAACACAGGTTTGTTAAGCAGTAGCAGGAGGAAGAGCAGTGAAGCTCCGGTTAGCAGTAccgaaaatatgaaagataATTGGAGAACTCCTTCTTCTACAACGCATACTTTAACGACTCTGAAGGTAGCCTCCACATTATTGCACACTTACAAGGAACTACCGTCAAAAATGGATTTGAATACTCACAAAACAGTCACCGGCGAATCGTCCAGCAGCAACAGCTACGCAACAGAGTTCGAATACCCTACCTCTTTCTTCAGCATTTACTCGAAGAGAACTACGTTGCCACATAGTAATCCAAAAGATGCGCCAGCGACGCATTCTAGTAGTTCTCATACAAGTAACAGGGGTGTAGCTACCACTACAATCTCAGGTGCAGTTAGGAGTACCACTAGTTCCACACATACTCCAGAAATTCAGCGGACAGCTGAGTCTCCAAACACAAAGGAAAGAACGCTGCTCACAACCTCACCTCTTTTCGCTGAAACTGCTCGAGGTACTAGTTCGAAAAGTGATTTCAGCGCTACTCCCTTTTCTTTCATGACCTCGCAAGGAACAATTCAGTCAACTAAAAGTTCCGAAAGTTCATCTTCCGCTTCAATTTCTACTACATTCACCTCAACAATACCAGAAAACACAAAGCTCATTCACCATTCAAGTGCTCATGATCAAGttcatgaaaatatttcgGATGAAGAAACAACGACAAGGGTAACAGGTGTACTCACAACTAAAAACACAGTAACACCTTTGACAACCTTGTCTTTAATGACATCAGCGAATAAAAAGCAAGTCGACGAACTTTCGCTAAACACTTCGGCTACAAGCTCTACAGTAGAAAC CTCACAAATGGGACGGAACACCCGGAAACGAAGACAACATCGTACAGTTTAA
- a CDS encoding hypothetical protein (NECATOR_CHRV.G20831.T3): MLAEFDETCKKIGLQLNLDEKMFMRNGWVSDASFTFKNISECFSYVYLRREINMMNDLTSELGRRKRAAWRTFKCIEDVVERTKNISLRAHLFNITVLPAFTYASKTFAFRRQKKNAIGVIERGIETVLLEVSLFTQVKEGIRNSLIRHRSKIKDAAAYAKESKIRWSEHVMGSNDNR; encoded by the coding sequence ATGTtggccgaatttgatgaaacgtgtaaaaagatcggtcttcagctgaacctagacGAGAAGATGTTtatgaggaacggatgggtttctgatgcctcATTCACGTTCAAGAACATATCTGAATGCttcagctatgtatatctacgtcgggaaatcaacatgatgaacgacctgacctccgagctgggcagaagaaaacgagcggcttggagaacattcaagtgcatcgaggatgtagtggaGAGGACCAAGAACATTAGcctccgtgctcacctattcaacatcaccgttcttcctgctttcacCTACGCTTCAAAGACGTTTGCGTTTCGcaggcagaagaaaaatgcaatcggcgtcatagaacgcggaATTGAAACGGTGTTGCTAGAAGTATCCCTCTTTACGCAAGTGAAGGAAGGGATTCGAAATTCACTCAtacgtcaccgatcgaagatcaaagacgctgccgcatatgccaaggaaagcaaaattaggtggtCCGAACACGTGATGGGTtccaacgacaatcgttga